From Aureibacillus halotolerans, a single genomic window includes:
- the flgL gene encoding flagellar hook-associated protein FlgL: MRVTQSMLAGSMLRNINNSFTQLAELQNQLYTGKKISRASQNPVVAMRGITYRESLSDIEQFQSNITHAQSWLDNTDSSLNHATKALSRIRDLVVQAKNGTMTPEDQEKVEKEIEQLHQNLIEVGNTTFAGRYIFNGTDTENPPIVKDDEGNFQYATGQAPYLIEVSSGVKIDVATKAEDVFTGDLFAMVSNVRDALKNVDDADLDGVLNDIDDHLETVISARAEVGAKTNRIELVGERMNSQQLFAKTVLSENEDVDIEKVITELKTQETVHRAALAVGARVIQPSLIDFLR, from the coding sequence ATGAGAGTGACACAATCAATGCTAGCTGGGAGCATGTTAAGAAACATCAATAACAGCTTTACACAGCTTGCTGAGCTACAAAACCAGCTATACACCGGCAAAAAGATTAGTCGTGCCTCCCAGAATCCTGTCGTTGCAATGAGGGGCATCACCTATCGTGAAAGTTTGTCAGATATCGAGCAATTCCAAAGCAATATTACACATGCTCAAAGCTGGTTGGACAATACGGATTCCAGCTTAAATCATGCCACGAAAGCCTTAAGTCGAATAAGAGACCTTGTCGTCCAAGCTAAAAACGGTACGATGACGCCTGAAGATCAGGAAAAGGTCGAGAAAGAAATCGAGCAGTTGCATCAGAATCTAATTGAGGTCGGCAATACGACGTTTGCAGGGCGATACATTTTTAACGGAACGGATACGGAAAATCCACCAATTGTCAAAGATGACGAAGGTAATTTTCAGTACGCGACAGGGCAAGCGCCATATTTGATTGAAGTTTCAAGTGGCGTCAAAATCGATGTTGCCACAAAAGCGGAGGACGTGTTCACGGGGGATTTATTTGCAATGGTTTCGAACGTCCGAGATGCCTTGAAGAATGTAGACGATGCTGATCTCGATGGGGTTCTAAACGACATTGATGATCATCTCGAAACAGTTATTTCCGCGCGAGCTGAAGTTGGAGCAAAAACGAATCGCATTGAGCTTGTAGGCGAGCGAATGAATTCCCAGCAACTTTTCGCAAAGACCGTCCTTTCGGAAAATGAGGATGTTGATATTGAAAAAGTCATCACTGAGCTGAAAACACAGGAAACGGTCCATCGTGCAGCGCTTGCCGTTGGGGCCCGTGTGATTCAGCCGAGCTTAATTGACTTTTTAAGATAG
- a CDS encoding DUF6470 family protein — MMMEMPRLAMQSTRAEIGIQTSDAKLSTRQPSADMTIRQPKAIMRIASEPARLTIDQTAAWESMGLLSARRSIEKAASQGLQAAKAFVGKTASQGDALMRIENKGDVISRQAAASRFMPEYAFTIGWIPAPFSVKISATRGSLTVDVTPQKPVINVTPRPPESIYTPGKVEIYVKKEPSLSISVVR; from the coding sequence ATGATGATGGAGATGCCACGACTGGCCATGCAGTCAACGCGAGCTGAGATCGGCATTCAAACGTCGGATGCAAAATTGTCGACGCGCCAACCTTCTGCGGACATGACAATACGTCAGCCAAAAGCCATCATGCGAATAGCGTCGGAGCCTGCAAGACTAACTATTGACCAAACGGCGGCATGGGAAAGCATGGGCTTGCTGTCTGCTAGGCGTTCTATTGAAAAAGCCGCATCTCAGGGGCTCCAGGCGGCTAAAGCTTTCGTTGGCAAAACCGCCTCTCAAGGGGATGCACTCATGAGAATTGAAAACAAAGGTGATGTCATAAGCAGACAAGCAGCGGCTTCACGGTTTATGCCAGAGTATGCCTTTACTATTGGTTGGATTCCTGCCCCTTTTAGTGTAAAGATTTCAGCTACCCGAGGGAGTTTAACCGTCGATGTGACCCCTCAAAAGCCTGTCATTAATGTAACACCAAGACCTCCGGAGAGCATTTATACCCCTGGAAAGGTTGAGATTTATGTGAAAAAAGAACCATCCTTGTCGATTTCTGTGGTACGCTAA
- the fliW gene encoding flagellar assembly protein FliW codes for MHIETKYHGAISVPEADHKRFPNGLPGFETEKMFVLLPFADNTPYYILQSVKTPELAFVLVNPFLFFETYQFTLDDHTKQAMDVKAREELAVYTVVTLKEPFEETTVNLKAPIVINQRTGKARQMILEDQVYTTRQLLVERNEEASECSS; via the coding sequence TTGCATATCGAAACAAAATACCACGGAGCAATTTCTGTTCCTGAAGCGGACCACAAACGATTCCCTAATGGCCTTCCAGGCTTTGAAACGGAAAAAATGTTTGTTCTTTTGCCATTCGCAGACAACACACCGTACTATATTTTACAGTCCGTCAAAACCCCTGAGCTGGCTTTTGTTTTAGTGAATCCATTTTTGTTTTTTGAAACCTACCAGTTTACGCTCGATGATCATACGAAGCAAGCCATGGATGTAAAAGCACGCGAGGAACTAGCGGTCTACACTGTGGTCACGTTAAAAGAGCCTTTTGAAGAAACGACGGTGAATTTAAAAGCCCCGATTGTAATTAACCAACGTACGGGAAAAGCAAGGCAGATGATACTTGAGGATCAGGTGTATACGACGCGCCAACTTCTGGTAGAACGGAATGAGGAGGCGTCAGAATGCTCGTCTTAA
- the csrA gene encoding carbon storage regulator CsrA — MLVLTRKLHEAIQIGDSIEIKIVAIDGDQIKLGISAPRDVEILRQEIYEHILEENTAAANVPAHLLEALKHKA; from the coding sequence ATGCTCGTCTTAACAAGAAAGCTGCATGAAGCAATCCAAATTGGTGACTCTATCGAGATTAAGATTGTCGCCATCGACGGCGATCAAATTAAGCTCGGGATTTCAGCACCAAGGGATGTTGAGATTCTGAGGCAGGAAATTTACGAGCATATTTTAGAGGAAAATACAGCGGCGGCAAATGTACCTGCACACTTGCTGGAGGCATTAAAACATAAAGCGTGA
- a CDS encoding DEAD/DEAH box helicase, whose product MSFHTCPSLQLPKESSNHTDVVAGRQYLATELSAWPSLPQSSTIVDSVKVINEHPVCQRCGNEDNERFASHICACCQRPITYCRACIQMGRCDTCTPLLRWSARQPDKERQIVECRMTWSESLSPAQAHASQRICDTISSNKTICVWAVCGSGKTEMLFHGIQQALRLQKRVCIATPRSDVVRELAPRLRAVFPDTPLAALYAGTEDQAAQHPLIVCTTHQLLRFYHAFDIMIIDEIDAFPFSFDQKLRYAAEHAAKLVSSKIYLTATPDKDMKKQLKEGRLEAVKIPARYHRHPLPLPTPVWMLPADKQLRAGKVPFRLKWHLKQWLQKKVPVFLFVPTRGDVPMMVNALRQVTPNVAGVHSQDPERIPKVQQFRSGELDILVTTTILERGVTIPGVAVVVFKAHEDVFTESALVQISGRVGRSADRPNGDILFFHEGTTKEMEAAILHIHEMNRLAKAEGLIG is encoded by the coding sequence TTGTCCTTTCATACGTGCCCTTCTCTTCAACTCCCCAAAGAATCCTCAAATCACACAGATGTTGTGGCAGGCAGACAATACCTTGCAACAGAGCTGTCTGCTTGGCCGAGTCTCCCTCAAAGCAGTACGATTGTAGATAGCGTAAAGGTGATTAATGAACATCCCGTTTGCCAGCGTTGCGGAAACGAAGATAACGAGCGTTTCGCAAGTCACATCTGTGCCTGCTGCCAACGACCAATCACTTACTGTCGAGCGTGTATTCAAATGGGGCGATGTGACACGTGCACCCCCTTGCTCCGCTGGTCAGCACGACAACCGGACAAAGAACGCCAGATTGTAGAATGTCGAATGACTTGGAGTGAATCCCTCTCACCTGCACAAGCCCATGCCAGTCAGCGCATTTGTGACACCATCTCCAGCAATAAAACGATTTGTGTGTGGGCAGTGTGTGGCTCTGGGAAAACAGAAATGCTATTTCATGGGATTCAACAGGCGTTACGTCTGCAGAAGCGTGTCTGCATCGCTACGCCACGATCTGATGTCGTTCGGGAGCTTGCTCCGAGGCTAAGAGCCGTGTTTCCTGATACACCTCTCGCTGCGCTTTATGCTGGCACAGAGGACCAAGCTGCGCAACACCCCCTCATTGTTTGTACGACCCACCAACTGCTCCGTTTTTATCATGCCTTTGACATCATGATCATTGATGAGATTGATGCCTTCCCTTTTTCATTTGATCAAAAGCTGCGGTACGCCGCAGAACATGCGGCTAAACTAGTCAGTTCGAAGATTTATTTAACAGCCACTCCTGACAAGGACATGAAAAAACAGCTGAAGGAAGGGCGGCTTGAGGCAGTGAAAATTCCAGCCCGCTATCACCGACATCCTCTCCCGCTTCCGACACCAGTATGGATGCTGCCAGCAGACAAGCAATTACGGGCAGGAAAGGTTCCTTTTCGCCTGAAATGGCATCTAAAACAATGGCTTCAGAAAAAAGTGCCTGTGTTTTTATTTGTGCCAACACGAGGCGATGTTCCTATGATGGTCAATGCTTTGCGCCAAGTCACGCCAAACGTCGCAGGTGTGCATTCCCAAGACCCTGAGCGTATCCCGAAAGTACAGCAGTTTCGTAGTGGGGAGTTAGACATATTAGTCACGACAACCATTTTAGAGCGTGGTGTCACAATACCGGGCGTAGCCGTCGTCGTGTTTAAAGCACATGAGGATGTATTTACAGAAAGTGCGCTTGTACAAATTAGCGGACGCGTAGGCAGAAGCGCTGACCGACCGAATGGAGACATTCTCTTTTTTCATGAGGGAACAACAAAAGAAATGGAGGCTGCAATCCTACACATCCATGAGATGAATCGGCTTGCTAAAGCAGAGGGGTTGATTGGATGA
- a CDS encoding flagellar protein FlgN, with product MMISSVLKEMNELHLQLLELAQQKRVALLNNSITDLQRITEQEEQLVGHIANHFSELSTGGVEKVNELIVPLEEPERGLSNEALNELLGSVEKLKLVNNENQQLVQQSLYFVQRTLDIAVPTGNDYNYAPNQPASSSQGAYRTFDSKA from the coding sequence ATGATGATTTCATCGGTTCTAAAAGAGATGAATGAATTGCATTTGCAGTTGCTTGAGCTTGCGCAGCAAAAGCGAGTAGCTCTGTTAAACAATTCGATAACTGACTTGCAACGTATTACGGAACAAGAGGAACAGCTTGTGGGACACATCGCCAACCATTTTTCTGAGCTCTCTACGGGAGGGGTTGAAAAGGTGAACGAACTCATTGTTCCACTCGAGGAACCCGAACGAGGCCTTTCTAATGAAGCATTAAATGAACTACTAGGTTCCGTGGAGAAGCTAAAGCTGGTAAACAATGAAAATCAGCAGCTTGTGCAACAGTCCCTTTATTTTGTTCAACGCACATTAGATATTGCGGTACCTACGGGCAATGACTACAATTATGCACCAAATCAGCCTGCGTCTTCCTCTCAAGGGGCGTATCGTACGTTTGACTCGAAGGCTTAA
- the flgM gene encoding flagellar biosynthesis anti-sigma factor FlgM — MKVNPYQAAQASTYTKRSEGTSSEKQIHQQEEPKSVHRAKDTIDISNEAKTMQTQRSYDDERQTKLADLKQQIEKGTYEADLSLTAKKMLAFWTDK; from the coding sequence ATGAAGGTCAATCCATATCAGGCGGCGCAAGCGTCCACCTATACAAAAAGGAGCGAAGGGACCTCCTCTGAAAAGCAAATACATCAACAGGAGGAGCCGAAGTCTGTGCACCGTGCGAAGGATACAATTGATATTTCGAATGAGGCAAAAACCATGCAAACACAGCGGAGTTATGATGATGAGCGTCAGACGAAGCTTGCGGATTTGAAGCAACAAATAGAAAAGGGTACGTACGAAGCCGATCTTTCGCTTACTGCCAAAAAAATGCTTGCATTCTGGACAGATAAATGA
- the flgK gene encoding flagellar hook-associated protein FlgK: MTSTFHGLETALRAIHSQQRALQTLSHNVANANTPGYTRQRVNFEASNGFPAVGRNQPQIPGHLGSGVEVGDIQRIRNEFFDYRFRTEQTKASYWGNRFDSISRLEGLMNVQSDNGLPTAFNEFFNSLQTLAKDASDLGARSVVRQNGMALANTFNYLHENITEFQRQAKNEISQSADEINSMLERINGINKQIGEVEPHGYVPNDLYDKRDMLVDALSSLVNIKTTEIRPGGNASSVAEGKISIEIVKESGASYDPPIQLLNGKSNEFNEFSVTFDGENGPVNGFAIGDTTFSFNDAAVDLPAGTLKAKVEAYGYTKQGQEAGIYPDMMKELDKLAYTFAKAFNTQHSEGISLVEMDSDEEDIINFFVGEGFTFAEDESFEGFAGKMRVSQEIMDNADLIAAASNEFSGDGGNAQALADLMKSELDFGDGSEFTFTDYYEKIIGTMGVTAAEAETLRDNSQLALLQVDLNRQAVSGVSLDEEMTNMVKFQHAYNAAARTMTAVDEMLDRIINGMGRVGR; encoded by the coding sequence ATGACATCCACGTTTCACGGACTGGAAACAGCGCTACGTGCCATTCATTCGCAACAAAGAGCGCTGCAAACGCTGAGCCACAATGTGGCAAATGCCAATACACCAGGGTATACACGACAACGAGTGAATTTCGAGGCGAGCAATGGCTTTCCGGCAGTTGGTCGAAATCAGCCACAAATTCCTGGTCATCTTGGGTCAGGTGTTGAGGTGGGAGACATCCAGCGTATTCGGAACGAATTTTTCGATTACCGTTTCCGCACTGAGCAAACAAAAGCGTCCTATTGGGGAAATCGTTTTGATTCGATTAGTCGTCTAGAAGGTTTGATGAACGTACAGTCAGACAATGGATTGCCTACCGCTTTTAATGAATTCTTCAACTCCTTGCAAACCCTCGCAAAGGATGCAAGTGACCTTGGCGCACGTAGCGTAGTGCGACAAAATGGGATGGCGTTAGCCAACACGTTCAATTACTTGCATGAAAACATTACAGAGTTTCAAAGACAAGCGAAGAATGAAATCAGTCAGTCGGCTGATGAAATTAATTCAATGCTCGAGAGGATCAACGGCATCAATAAACAAATTGGTGAAGTAGAACCTCATGGCTATGTACCGAATGACCTTTATGATAAGCGTGATATGCTCGTCGATGCACTTTCTTCATTAGTGAATATAAAAACAACAGAAATTCGTCCTGGTGGCAACGCTTCAAGCGTCGCAGAAGGGAAAATTTCGATCGAGATTGTCAAGGAAAGCGGCGCCTCTTATGACCCGCCGATACAGCTTTTAAATGGAAAATCGAATGAGTTTAATGAATTTAGTGTCACCTTTGATGGCGAGAATGGTCCAGTCAACGGCTTTGCTATCGGGGACACTACATTCTCGTTTAATGATGCGGCGGTTGACCTACCTGCTGGCACATTGAAAGCGAAGGTTGAGGCCTACGGATATACAAAGCAAGGGCAAGAGGCGGGGATTTATCCTGACATGATGAAAGAGCTGGACAAGCTGGCTTATACATTTGCAAAGGCGTTTAACACGCAGCATTCGGAAGGGATCTCCCTGGTTGAAATGGATTCGGACGAAGAAGATATCATCAATTTCTTTGTCGGTGAAGGGTTTACTTTCGCAGAGGATGAAAGCTTTGAAGGCTTTGCAGGCAAGATGCGCGTTTCACAAGAAATTATGGACAATGCTGACCTAATTGCGGCAGCGTCCAATGAGTTTTCAGGGGACGGCGGCAATGCCCAAGCCTTAGCAGATTTAATGAAATCTGAGCTGGATTTTGGCGATGGCAGTGAATTTACGTTTACAGACTACTACGAAAAAATCATTGGTACGATGGGCGTAACGGCAGCTGAAGCAGAAACCTTACGTGACAATTCACAGCTAGCCTTGCTTCAAGTTGATCTAAATCGCCAGGCTGTGAGTGGTGTGTCACTTGACGAAGAAATGACGAACATGGTCAAGTTCCAGCATGCATACAATGCTGCGGCACGCACAATGACGGCAGTCGATGAGATGCTTGACCGCATTATTAACGGTATGGGCCGCGTGGGAAGGTAG
- a CDS encoding ComF family protein, which yields MRQCGFCEKRGNALLDWSWWWSATPSLLCEDCQSSFEKVTAGCIRCAKAINEVGVCLECQDWERHYPNLLERNVSLYRYNAFMKSYLSQWKFSGDYVLGQLFVSQWRDFFHRQFPQAEAIAPIPLTEERRKQRKFNQAYQLAALLEVPKIIESERYKEGQQSAKGRVERLDMDDGSWVKLLSANLPKSIVIIDDVYTTGATVHQFAKTLRGAGVLEVASCTLIRA from the coding sequence ATGAGGCAATGTGGATTCTGTGAAAAACGAGGCAACGCACTGCTTGATTGGAGCTGGTGGTGGAGTGCAACACCTTCCTTGCTTTGTGAGGACTGCCAGTCTTCTTTTGAAAAGGTGACTGCTGGCTGCATTCGTTGTGCGAAAGCGATCAATGAGGTTGGTGTGTGTTTGGAATGCCAAGATTGGGAACGACATTATCCGAACCTTTTAGAGAGAAATGTTTCATTATATCGTTACAATGCGTTTATGAAGTCGTATTTGTCTCAATGGAAATTTTCAGGGGATTATGTTCTAGGTCAATTGTTTGTATCTCAATGGAGGGACTTTTTTCATAGACAGTTCCCACAAGCCGAGGCAATCGCGCCTATCCCATTGACTGAAGAACGGAGGAAGCAAAGAAAATTTAATCAAGCATATCAACTTGCGGCGCTTTTGGAGGTACCTAAAATAATTGAAAGTGAACGATATAAAGAAGGGCAACAAAGTGCAAAAGGCCGAGTAGAGCGGCTAGATATGGACGATGGCTCATGGGTTAAGTTGCTCTCAGCGAACCTCCCGAAAAGCATTGTCATTATTGATGATGTCTATACGACCGGCGCCACCGTTCATCAATTTGCCAAAACTCTTCGAGGTGCAGGCGTTCTGGAGGTAGCAAGCTGCACACTCATCCGTGCATGA
- a CDS encoding TIGR03826 family flagellar region protein has translation MNIDNCPSCGALYYKTLTQDVCRSCFQLEEEQFDRVYAFLKQKQNRSASMQEVVEQTSVKESLLIKYIKKGRLRTSQFPNLGYPCARCNTMINQDKLCNSCREDIAKDLASFDMQQAREAEKNRQPTYHVLSKKNDKR, from the coding sequence ATGAACATTGACAATTGCCCAAGCTGTGGCGCACTATATTATAAAACGCTCACACAGGACGTATGTCGTTCATGTTTTCAATTAGAAGAAGAGCAATTCGATCGTGTTTATGCCTTTTTAAAACAAAAACAAAATCGATCTGCTAGCATGCAAGAGGTTGTTGAGCAGACGAGTGTGAAAGAAAGCCTACTTATAAAATATATAAAAAAGGGGCGCTTGAGGACATCGCAATTTCCCAATCTTGGGTACCCTTGTGCACGATGCAATACGATGATTAACCAGGATAAGCTCTGCAATTCATGTAGAGAAGACATTGCTAAGGATCTCGCTTCATTTGATATGCAACAAGCGCGTGAGGCAGAAAAGAACCGTCAGCCGACATACCATGTGCTGAGCAAGAAAAATGACAAACGTTAA